In Topomyia yanbarensis strain Yona2022 chromosome 2, ASM3024719v1, whole genome shotgun sequence, one DNA window encodes the following:
- the LOC131683074 gene encoding DEAD-box helicase Dbp80-like, which produces MSQDGHSVAVLSGDLTVEQRLDALDRFRTRLEKVQIITNVLSRGIDVEQVTIVVNFDLPMDQQGRADCETYLHRIRRTGRFERNHHQPSGQ; this is translated from the exons ATGTCCCAGGATGGTCACTCGGTAGCGGTACTGTCCGGTGATCTAACGGTGGAGCAACGGTTGGACGCCCTTGATCGATTCCGAACCAGACTAGAGAAGGTACAGATTATAACGAACGTTTTGTCCAGGG GTATCGACGTCGAACAGGTGACCATTGTCGTCAACTTCGACTTGCCGATGGATCAGCAGGGACGAGCCGATTGCGAAACGTATCTACATCGAATTAGACGCACCGGTAGATTCG AACGGAATCACCATCAACCTAGTGGGCAGTGA